The following are encoded in a window of Phaseolus vulgaris cultivar G19833 chromosome 3, P. vulgaris v2.0, whole genome shotgun sequence genomic DNA:
- the LOC137806550 gene encoding uncharacterized protein, which yields MMGESGMSKFGLNVRKNEKNGFPRGLDPAISKFFVQLQSVVKARLSRLAKQDGMNLVRSAQKNDHKPFSYSEAELNEQLQAWRENPAWVDRSPLIKVTVPKGSLCNLNVEVDVGLPPDAVYNIVTDPDNRRVFKNIKEVISRKVLVDEGHRQVVDLDQAAIWKFLWWSGTISINVLVDQNRKDHSMKFTQTKTGFMKKFEGCWRVEPLFVDEAICHPFKPMTKEDYNVCTRGKGRIGSKVSLEQILQPAIVPPPPISWYLRGITARTTEMLINDMLAETARIRGGYEAEKSKTQELQGNPAENVDLVANSNDIKERWILRRKNAKQSHRKQMAAK from the exons ATGATGGGTGAATCAGGGATGTCAAAATTCGGCTTAAATGTCAGGAAGAATGAGAAAAATGGTTTCCCAAGGGGACTGGACCCTGCAATATCTAAGTTTTTTGTGCAGCTCCAAAGTGTTGTAAAG GCTCGGCTGAGTAGATTAGCTAAACAGGATGGAATGAATTTGGTGAGATCTGCCCAAAAAAATGACCATAAGCCTTTCAGTTACTCTGAAGCTGAACTGAATGAGCAACTACAAGCATGGAGAGAAAATCCAGCTTGGGTTGATAGGTCACCGTTAATAAAG GTCACTGTTCCCAAAGGTTCTCTTTGCAACCTCAATGTTGAAGTTGATGTTGGATTGCCCCCTGATGCAGTATATAATATAGTGACAGATCCTGATAATagaagagttttcaaaaatatcaaa GAAGTGATATCCAGAAAAGTTTTGGTTGATGAGGGTCATAGGCAAGTCGTTGATCTTGACCAAGCAGCCATTTGGAAATTTCTTTGGTGGTCCGGGACCATTTCGATTAATGTTTTGGTAGACCAAAACAGGAAAGACCACTCT ATGAAATTCACGCAAACTAAGACTggatttatgaaaaaatttgaGGGCTGTTGGAGGGTAGAGCCTTTATTTGTTGATGAAGCAATCTGCCATCCCTTTAAGCCTATGACAAAGGAAGACTATAATGTTTGTACAAGAGGCAAAGGAAGAATTGGATCTAAAGTTAGCCTGGAACAAATACTCCAGCCAGCAATTGTCCCTCCCCCTCCCATATCATGGTATTTGAGAGGAATTACTGCCCGGACAACTGAGATGCTTATAAATGATATGCTTGCAGAAACTGCTAGAATCAGAGGAGGGTATGAGGCTGAAAAGTCCAAGACACAAGAGCTGCAAGGAAATCCTGCTGAAAATGTGGACCTGGTTGCTAATTCAAATGACATTAAAGAAAGATGGATTTTGCGAAGAAAAAATGCAAAGCAGAGTCATAGAAAACAGATGGCTGCAAAGTGA
- the LOC137806549 gene encoding pantothenate kinase 1: MCKLRIRDEGVWKITYITLFYHLLILKRILETEITKAMDLRDGQTQPILDPNQPTHVYHLALDIGGSLAKLVYFTKDDNHLVDGEEGVSHRKTLQKCKDSKQHPVLNGRLSFKTFETSKINDCLEFIKSMKLHIGGSQSQENPGSQPIAIKATGGGAYKYADLFKERLGIILDKEDEMDCLVAGANFLLEVVHQEAFTYMGDQKQFVQIDKNDLYPYLLVNIGSGVGMIKVEGEGKFERVSGTSIGGGTFWGLGKLLTKCKSFDELLELSYRGNNRQVDMLVGDIYGGMDYSKIGLSSTTIASSFGKAISDNREREDYKPEDIARSLLRMISNNIGQISYLNALRFGLKRIFFGGFFIRKHPFTMDTLSVAVNFWSKGEAKAMFLRHEGFLGAVGSFMSSDKHGLKELLAKDAVQKSPSKLSFAVDKILRSLSDGECNGDESIECSVYAA, translated from the exons ATGTGTAAATTGCGTATCCGAGATGAAGGGGTTTGGAAAATCACATATATAACTCTATTTTACCATTTATTAATCCTAAAAAGGATATTAGAGACTGAAATAACAAAAGCAATGGATCTCAGAGATGGTCAAACTCAACCAATTTTGGATCCTAACCAACCAACTCATGTATATCATCTAGCTTTGGATATTGGAG GATCTCTTGCCAAGCTAGTCTACTTCACAAAAGATGACAATCATTTGGTTGATGGTGAGGAGGGGGTATCTCATAGAAAGACTTTGCAGAAATGCAAAGACAGTAAGCAACACCCTGTTCTTAATGGGAGGCTCAGTTTTAAGACGTTTGAAACAAGCAAGATAAATGATTGCTTAGAATTTATCAAGTCCATGAAACTTCATATTGGAG GTAGTCAGTCACAAGAAAATCCTGGAAGTCAGCCAATAGCTATTAAG GCCACAGGTGGTGGTGCATATAAATATGCAGACCTCTTCAAGGAAAGACTAGGAATCATTCTTGACAAGGAAGATGAAATGGATTGCCTTGTTGCAGGAGCGAATTTTCTTCTCGAG GTGGTCCACCAGGAAGCATTTACCTATATGGGCGATCAAAAGCAATTTGTGCAGATTGACAAAAATGATTTGTATCCCTATCTTCTTGTTAATATTGGGTCTGGTGTTGGTATGATTAAG GTGGAAGGAGAGGGAAAATTTGAGCGAGTTAGTGGAACAAGTATAGGTGGAGGCACTTTCTGGGGTTTAGGCAAGCTTTTGACCAAGTGCAAGAG TTTCGATGAGCTGCTGGAATTAAGTTATCGGGGGAACAACAGACAGGTAGATATGCTTGTTGGAGATATTTATGGTGGAATGGACTATTCTAAG ATAGGTCTTTCATCCACTACAATAGCATCTAGCTTTGGAAAGGCAATTTCTGACAATAGGGAGCGTGAAGATTACAAACCTGAAGATATTGCTCGATCCCTTCTAAGAATGATCTCAAATAATATTGGACAG ATCTCTTACTTAAATGCCCTTCGCTTTGGGCTGAAGAGGATTTTTTTTGGTGGATTTTTTATTCGGAAGCATCCTTTTACCATGGACACATTATCTGTTGCTGTTAATTTCTG GTCAAAAGGTGAAGCTAAGGCCATGTTTTTGCGGCATGAAGGGTTTCTAGGTGCTGTAGGTTCCTTCATGAGTTCTGATAAACATGGCCTGAAGGAATTATTGGCCAAGGATGCGGTGCAAAAAAGCCCCAGCAAGTTATCTTTTGCCGTGGATAAAATATTGCGTAGTCTATCAGATGGAGAGTGCAATGGAGATGAGAGTATAGAGTGCAGTGTATACGCAGCTTAG